The Eggerthella guodeyinii sequence GGCACGCCCACCATCATGATCGACGAGCTGTGCGACACCATCGACCTGGCGCGCGAGACGTTCTCCATCGGCGAGGTGTCGAGCGAGACGAACCCGAACCACCTGATCCCCAGCTACCTGGACAAGCTGCAGGGTCGCGTCCAGCGCCTGAGCGTGGGCGTGCAGAGCTTTGACAACGACCTGCTCAAGCAGATGGATCGTTTCGACAAGTACGGCAGCGGCGAGGAAATCCTCGAGCGCATCGGCGAGGCGAGCCCCTACTTCACGTCGCTCAACGTGGACATGATCTTCAACTTCCCGGCGCAGACCGAGGAAGTGCTGTTCTCCGACATCGAGCGCGTGGTGGAAAGCGGCACGAGCCAGACGACGTTCTACCCGCTGATGGCCAGCCCCAGCGTGTCGCGCTCGCTGGCGCGCACCGTGGGCAAGGTGGATTATGCGCGCGAGCAGCGCTTCTACGAGATCATCTCCGAGGTGCTGGCCGGCGGCGAAAACCCGCTGTTCGAGCACGGCAGCGCCTGGACGTTCAACAAGCGCGGCACGGGCGCGGCGGGCGAGGACGCGATGATCGACGAGTACGTGGTCGATTACGAGGAGTACCCGGCCATCGGCAGCGGCGGCATCACCTACCTGGGCAACAACCTGTACGTGAACACGTTCTCGGTGAACGACTACAACGACGCCATCGAGCACGACCGCATGTCGCTCATGGGCAAGGCCACGTTCTCGAAGCACGACCAGATGCGCTACCGTTTCATGATGCAGCTGTTCGGCTTGCGCCTGGACAAGCGCCAGTTCGAGAAGGACTTCGGCGTGTCCGTGGAGCGCGGTCTGCCGGTGGAGATGACGTTCATGAAAGCGTCGGGCGCGTTCGATCGCGACAACGCCGACGAGCTGACACTCACGCCGAAAGGCCGCTACCTCATGGTGGTGATGATGCGCCAGTTCTTCATCGGCGTGAACAACCTGCGCGATCAGGCGCGCGCCGCCCTCGTGGGCGAGGAGCGCGAGCTGATCTTCGGCGACGGCAAATAACCGCGCGCTACCCTCAATTAAAAGTTGAAACGCCCGCGCCTCGTCGCGGGCGTTTCTGGTGTATGGACTACCGTTTCGATATCCCCCCGTGCTGTAAGTGTTATGATGCATGGCTAAGGCTTTTTTATGCTCTATTGCCTGATAGGAGAAGGAAGCGGCACAGCTATGACCGATCGGGTAAAGCATACGGCGGGTTTCACGCTCGCTGAGCTGATGATGAGCATCGCCATCATTCTCATCCTTGCGGCCATCGCCATCCCTTCCATTTTCAACGCGCAGAGCAACATGCGCATGGTCGAGCTCAACAACGCCGCCCAGTCCATAGCCAACGCCGCTCAAACCCAAATGACCGCCATGAAGGTGTCGGGCACGTGGATGGCGTTTCTCGATGACCGCGCCGAAGGGTCGGGAACGTATCTCCTCCGCGACGAGGCGCGCGCATCCAATATACTCACATCGCTCTCGGTCGACTCCACCGTATACGACGGCGATTACGTCATCGTGTTCGACCGGGACACCGCCTCGGTGACGGCGGTTTTCTACACCGACGGCAAAACCGGCTTCTTCGGCCAAGCCCCCGCCACCACGAATGCCGCGCAGACCTACTATGCGGGTGGCAGCGGAAGTACCGACCAGACAGCCCGCATGGCGAACGACCCCATGATCGGCTACTACGAAGGCACCCCGTCCGGCGCCACCCCCGAAGTAGCCCTCAGAAACCCCGTGATCTGGGTGGATGAAGCAGAGAGCTACCTTTGCATCGAAAACCCAAACCTTGCCAGCGGCGCGTCGTGGGCAAATGGCTCAGCGTTGTCGATTGAGCTCACCGATCTCGCTGAAGGCAAGAACAGCGTTTCAATCACTATCAGCGGCTTGCAGCTGGAGGGCGGTGCTCTCTCCGGGATGTTCGAGGTGAAGTCTTCTGATGATGCGGTCGAA is a genomic window containing:
- a CDS encoding coproporphyrinogen III oxidase family protein encodes the protein MLSERLLTSVVRQCTKNYLRLEPTQERRVPGPVPGQKYMLYMHVPFCERLCPYCSFNRFPFAEDRAVPYFANMRKEMLMLKELGYDFDSLYVGGGTPTIMIDELCDTIDLARETFSIGEVSSETNPNHLIPSYLDKLQGRVQRLSVGVQSFDNDLLKQMDRFDKYGSGEEILERIGEASPYFTSLNVDMIFNFPAQTEEVLFSDIERVVESGTSQTTFYPLMASPSVSRSLARTVGKVDYAREQRFYEIISEVLAGGENPLFEHGSAWTFNKRGTGAAGEDAMIDEYVVDYEEYPAIGSGGITYLGNNLYVNTFSVNDYNDAIEHDRMSLMGKATFSKHDQMRYRFMMQLFGLRLDKRQFEKDFGVSVERGLPVEMTFMKASGAFDRDNADELTLTPKGRYLMVVMMRQFFIGVNNLRDQARAALVGEERELIFGDGK